In a genomic window of Vigna angularis cultivar LongXiaoDou No.4 chromosome 6, ASM1680809v1, whole genome shotgun sequence:
- the LOC108341419 gene encoding uncharacterized protein LOC108341419 isoform X2 — protein sequence MNMKLYEWSRSGYKELVLIYSKGSESSILGLRYNQNRVLLRLRNPFCDSGATRELLVEVTAKKGNSCEGFYFWAVKVITGRLDDTPNHNGFNVCDNKYWSELCGKESCFYEVIRKVGNRSSEEKVNWEFSHWCSVSGETRIQYSVIIECDKTRGLKAKLKGPFKCLNLEKKVESEPALTLQKMKKEPEEADERKFVESKIEGKEYILLAGGSDQRATVVNNIVNSGSFTGDGNGSKYENCQIEMKSDFKSSSPKLALD from the exons atgaatatgaagCTTTACGAATGGTCACGGTCAGGGTATAAAGAGTTAGTTCTCATATACTCTAAAGGATCCGAAAGTAGCATTTTGGGTTTGAGGTACAACCAAAATAGGGTGTTGTTGAGACTTCGCAACCCTTTCTGCGACTCTGGTGCAACGCGTGAGCTTCTGGTGGAGGTCACTGCTAAGAAGGGAAACTCTTGTGAAGGTTTCTACTTTTGGGCAGTCAAAGTTATCACAGGTAGACTCGATGACACTCCTAACCATAATGGATTCAATG TTTGTGATAACAAATATTGGAGCGAGCTTTGTGGAAAGGAAAGTTGCTTTTATGAAGTGATTCGAAAAGTTGGAAACAGAAGTTCTGAGGAGAAGGTGAATTGGGAGTTTTCTCACTGGTGTTCTGTGAGTGGTGAAACACGTATACAATACAGTGTGATTATCGAGTGTGACAAAACAAGGGGACTTAAGGCAAAGCTTAAAGGCCCTTTTAAATGCTTGAATTTGGAGAAAAAAGTAGAATCTGAGCCTGCACTCACTCtgcagaagatgaagaaagagcCAGAAGAAGCTGATGAGAGAAAGTTTGTGGAAAGTAAGATCGAAGGAAAAGAATACATTCTCTTAGCAGGAGGTTCTGACCAACGTGCCACAGTGGTGAATAATATTGTTAACTCCGGTTCTTTTACAGGTGATGGTAATGGCTCTAAATACGAAAATTGTCAAATTGAAATGAAGTCGGACTTTAAGTCATCATCACCCAAGCTAGCCCTAGATTAA
- the LOC108341419 gene encoding uncharacterized protein LOC108341419 isoform X1 yields the protein MNMKLYEWSRSGYKELVLIYSKGSESSILGLRYNQNRVLLRLRNPFCDSGATRELLVEVTAKKGNSCEGFYFWAVKVITGRLDDTPNHNGFNDILHNFETVCDNKYWSELCGKESCFYEVIRKVGNRSSEEKVNWEFSHWCSVSGETRIQYSVIIECDKTRGLKAKLKGPFKCLNLEKKVESEPALTLQKMKKEPEEADERKFVESKIEGKEYILLAGGSDQRATVVNNIVNSGSFTGDGNGSKYENCQIEMKSDFKSSSPKLALD from the exons atgaatatgaagCTTTACGAATGGTCACGGTCAGGGTATAAAGAGTTAGTTCTCATATACTCTAAAGGATCCGAAAGTAGCATTTTGGGTTTGAGGTACAACCAAAATAGGGTGTTGTTGAGACTTCGCAACCCTTTCTGCGACTCTGGTGCAACGCGTGAGCTTCTGGTGGAGGTCACTGCTAAGAAGGGAAACTCTTGTGAAGGTTTCTACTTTTGGGCAGTCAAAGTTATCACAGGTAGACTCGATGACACTCCTAACCATAATGGATTCAATG ATATTCTCCATAACTTTGAGACAGTTTGTGATAACAAATATTGGAGCGAGCTTTGTGGAAAGGAAAGTTGCTTTTATGAAGTGATTCGAAAAGTTGGAAACAGAAGTTCTGAGGAGAAGGTGAATTGGGAGTTTTCTCACTGGTGTTCTGTGAGTGGTGAAACACGTATACAATACAGTGTGATTATCGAGTGTGACAAAACAAGGGGACTTAAGGCAAAGCTTAAAGGCCCTTTTAAATGCTTGAATTTGGAGAAAAAAGTAGAATCTGAGCCTGCACTCACTCtgcagaagatgaagaaagagcCAGAAGAAGCTGATGAGAGAAAGTTTGTGGAAAGTAAGATCGAAGGAAAAGAATACATTCTCTTAGCAGGAGGTTCTGACCAACGTGCCACAGTGGTGAATAATATTGTTAACTCCGGTTCTTTTACAGGTGATGGTAATGGCTCTAAATACGAAAATTGTCAAATTGAAATGAAGTCGGACTTTAAGTCATCATCACCCAAGCTAGCCCTAGATTAA
- the LOC108341419 gene encoding uncharacterized protein LOC108341419 isoform X3 — protein MNMKLYEWSRSGYKELVLIYSKGSESSILGLRYNQNRVLLRLRNPFCDSGATRELLVEVTAKKGNSCEGFYFWAVKVITVCDNKYWSELCGKESCFYEVIRKVGNRSSEEKVNWEFSHWCSVSGETRIQYSVIIECDKTRGLKAKLKGPFKCLNLEKKVESEPALTLQKMKKEPEEADERKFVESKIEGKEYILLAGGSDQRATVVNNIVNSGSFTGDGNGSKYENCQIEMKSDFKSSSPKLALD, from the exons atgaatatgaagCTTTACGAATGGTCACGGTCAGGGTATAAAGAGTTAGTTCTCATATACTCTAAAGGATCCGAAAGTAGCATTTTGGGTTTGAGGTACAACCAAAATAGGGTGTTGTTGAGACTTCGCAACCCTTTCTGCGACTCTGGTGCAACGCGTGAGCTTCTGGTGGAGGTCACTGCTAAGAAGGGAAACTCTTGTGAAGGTTTCTACTTTTGGGCAGTCAAAGTTATCACAG TTTGTGATAACAAATATTGGAGCGAGCTTTGTGGAAAGGAAAGTTGCTTTTATGAAGTGATTCGAAAAGTTGGAAACAGAAGTTCTGAGGAGAAGGTGAATTGGGAGTTTTCTCACTGGTGTTCTGTGAGTGGTGAAACACGTATACAATACAGTGTGATTATCGAGTGTGACAAAACAAGGGGACTTAAGGCAAAGCTTAAAGGCCCTTTTAAATGCTTGAATTTGGAGAAAAAAGTAGAATCTGAGCCTGCACTCACTCtgcagaagatgaagaaagagcCAGAAGAAGCTGATGAGAGAAAGTTTGTGGAAAGTAAGATCGAAGGAAAAGAATACATTCTCTTAGCAGGAGGTTCTGACCAACGTGCCACAGTGGTGAATAATATTGTTAACTCCGGTTCTTTTACAGGTGATGGTAATGGCTCTAAATACGAAAATTGTCAAATTGAAATGAAGTCGGACTTTAAGTCATCATCACCCAAGCTAGCCCTAGATTAA